One Lutzomyia longipalpis isolate SR_M1_2022 chromosome 4, ASM2433408v1 DNA segment encodes these proteins:
- the LOC129794686 gene encoding protein muscleblind isoform X16, which translates to MATMVNMNNLLNGKDSRWLQLEVCREFQRNKCSRPDTECKFAHPPANVEVQNGRVTACYDSIKVRTTYFYSYNLTSHSGMENARKFVSN; encoded by the exons ATGGCTACCATGGTCAATATGAACAATCTTCTCAACGGAAAAGACTCACGCTGGCTCCAGCTGGAGGTTTGCCGTGAGTTTCAGCGCAACAAATGTTCACGCCCGGACACTGAGTGCAAATTTGCCCACCCACCGGCTAACGTGGAGGTCCAGAATGGTCGTGTGACCGCGTGCTACGACAGTATTAAG GTAAGAACTACATACTTCTATTCATACAATTTAACTTCTCACAGCGGAATGGagaatgcaagaaaatttgtgAGTAATTGA